From a single Georhizobium profundi genomic region:
- a CDS encoding PilZ domain-containing protein, producing the protein MSFVLEKAPSAPTASGDRRFQSVTVNLPGRLMCADFSEFDCVAAEMSPGDVVFQCTARPKTNERIVAYLDHIGRIEGRVVEADGRGFSITLNATQRKREKLAAQLTWLANKHELALPEDRRHERYTPRSARSEILLEDGRRYACRVIDLSLSGAAIEIDVRPALGTPLTLGTMRGRVVRHFQEGVAMEFVRVQPPEALRNYLG; encoded by the coding sequence ATGTCATTCGTCCTCGAAAAGGCGCCAAGCGCCCCGACTGCATCCGGCGATCGACGCTTCCAAAGCGTGACCGTCAACCTGCCCGGTCGCCTCATGTGCGCGGATTTTTCCGAGTTCGATTGCGTTGCGGCGGAAATGTCGCCAGGTGATGTGGTGTTTCAATGCACCGCGCGTCCGAAAACCAACGAGCGGATCGTGGCCTACCTCGATCACATCGGCCGTATCGAAGGCCGCGTCGTAGAGGCGGATGGGCGCGGATTTTCCATCACGCTCAACGCGACGCAGCGCAAGCGGGAGAAGCTGGCGGCGCAGCTGACATGGCTTGCCAACAAGCACGAGCTAGCCCTGCCGGAAGATCGTCGCCATGAGCGCTACACGCCGCGCAGCGCGCGTTCCGAAATCCTTCTGGAAGACGGCCGGCGCTATGCATGCCGCGTGATCGATTTGTCGCTTTCCGGCGCCGCAATCGAGATCGACGTGCGCCCTGCCCTCGGCACGCCGCTGACACTTGGTACGATGCGCGGCCGCGTGGTGCGCCACTTCCAGGAAGGCGTCGCCATGGAGTTCGTGCGCGTTCAACCGCCCGAAGCATTGCGAAATTATCTCGGATAA
- a CDS encoding transglutaminase-like cysteine peptidase: MNKMQKAIFAAIALTGAILGQNSAGAASLNMVTTGATSQPIGHHEFCLRLPHECQATSGVTGAPAQLTRQAWADMLHVNATVNRTIIPLTDQEIYGVEEYWDFPTSVGDCEDYALLKRRMLIERGFSAEHLLITVVLQPDGSGHAVLTVTTDHGDFILDNMRERVMLWSDTEYTYLKRQAGNHAGRWNKIDDNRNPMAVGAVR, translated from the coding sequence ATGAACAAAATGCAAAAAGCAATCTTCGCGGCAATCGCTCTGACGGGCGCCATTCTGGGACAGAACAGTGCCGGCGCCGCCTCGCTCAACATGGTCACCACCGGCGCCACGAGCCAGCCGATCGGCCATCACGAATTCTGCCTGCGCCTGCCGCACGAATGCCAGGCGACTTCTGGCGTCACCGGCGCACCGGCGCAGCTGACCCGCCAGGCCTGGGCCGACATGCTGCATGTCAACGCGACAGTGAACCGGACAATCATTCCGCTGACGGACCAGGAGATCTACGGCGTCGAGGAGTACTGGGACTTCCCGACCAGCGTTGGCGACTGCGAGGACTACGCCCTGCTCAAGCGCCGCATGCTGATCGAGCGCGGCTTTTCCGCCGAACACCTGCTAATCACCGTCGTCCTGCAGCCGGACGGTTCAGGTCATGCCGTGCTGACGGTCACCACCGACCATGGCGACTTCATTCTCGACAATATGCGTGAGCGCGTCATGCTCTGGTCCGACACGGAATACACCTATCTCAAGCGCCAGGCGGGCAACCATGCCGGCCGCTGGAACAAGATCGACGACAACCGCAATCCGATGGCTGTCGGCGCCGTGCGCTAA
- a CDS encoding gamma carbonic anhydrase family protein — MALYRLDDREPELPGGFHWIAASAEVIGAVEICEDVGIWFNAVLRGDNEFIRVGRGSNIQENCVLHTDMGFPLSIGEGCTIGHKAMLHGCTIGDNSLIGMGATVLNGAVIGKNCLIGAGALVTERKIIPDNSMVLGSPGKVVRELDDTATTMLRLSAAHYIDNAKRFAAGLVRID; from the coding sequence TTGGCGCTTTATCGACTGGACGACAGAGAACCAGAACTGCCCGGTGGCTTTCATTGGATCGCGGCTTCAGCGGAAGTCATCGGCGCCGTGGAGATCTGTGAGGATGTCGGCATATGGTTCAACGCTGTTCTGCGCGGCGACAACGAGTTCATTCGCGTCGGCCGGGGCTCCAACATTCAGGAAAATTGCGTCCTCCACACCGACATGGGCTTTCCCCTGAGCATCGGGGAAGGTTGCACCATCGGCCATAAGGCGATGCTGCATGGCTGCACCATCGGCGACAACAGCCTGATCGGCATGGGCGCCACGGTCCTGAACGGCGCGGTAATCGGCAAGAACTGCCTCATCGGCGCCGGGGCACTCGTGACGGAACGCAAGATCATCCCGGACAATTCCATGGTGCTAGGCTCGCCGGGGAAGGTCGTGCGCGAACTGGATGACACCGCGACCACGATGCTTCGGCTTTCGGCTGCCCACTATATCGACAATGCCAAGCGCTTTGCTGCCGGTCTCGTGCGCATCGACTGA
- a CDS encoding DUF3126 family protein, giving the protein MKPDEIRKLEAYFKRTFNDRMQVKARPRKDDSAEVYIGDEFLGVVFRDDEDGDLSFNFSMAILDVDL; this is encoded by the coding sequence TTGAAGCCCGACGAAATCCGCAAGCTAGAGGCCTATTTCAAGCGCACCTTCAACGACCGCATGCAGGTCAAGGCGCGTCCACGAAAAGACGACTCCGCCGAGGTCTATATCGGTGACGAGTTCCTGGGCGTCGTTTTCCGCGACGACGAAGACGGCGATCTTTCCTTCAATTTCTCGATGGCGATCCTCGACGTCGATCTGTGA